A DNA window from Paenibacillus sp. HWE-109 contains the following coding sequences:
- a CDS encoding RNA polymerase sigma factor: MNGDESAFRELVTAYRHYVFHTIYAIVRHTKDAEDLSQEVWTRIYFSLPQYQKKGFKTWMTRIAVNRAIDFKRSASRKREDMTAEMEESVQASEPVVPHQHAVENEVIMNETAQLVRTRLHQIPLNYQDVLTAYYIQHQSYQDIADTQGITVKTVESKLYRAKQWLRKNWKEEDFL; encoded by the coding sequence TTGAATGGCGATGAGTCAGCATTTCGTGAGCTGGTTACTGCTTATCGGCACTATGTGTTCCACACGATTTATGCGATTGTACGTCATACCAAAGATGCCGAAGATTTATCCCAGGAAGTATGGACCCGGATTTACTTCTCCCTCCCTCAGTACCAGAAGAAGGGTTTCAAAACCTGGATGACTCGCATCGCTGTGAATCGTGCCATTGATTTCAAACGCTCAGCCAGCAGGAAAAGAGAAGATATGACGGCTGAGATGGAAGAATCCGTACAAGCCTCGGAACCTGTTGTGCCTCATCAGCATGCGGTAGAGAATGAGGTCATCATGAATGAAACCGCTCAGCTTGTACGGACGCGACTGCATCAAATTCCACTTAATTATCAAGACGTACTAACGGCCTACTATATTCAACATCAATCCTATCAAGATATTGCCGATACCCAGGGCATTACCGTTAAAACCGTCGAGTCCAAGCTTTACCGAGCCAAACAGTGGCTCCGCAAAAACTGGAAGGAGGAGGATTTCTTGTGA
- a CDS encoding choice-of-anchor I family protein yields the protein MKKVSTKVISVFLSAAVAASSLTAVVTPALAVVSQVTVTPGTPYNAAGNYDVTVPHVFINQVYGGGLATDTKNTASSHGYIELYNPTDRDISLEGWSLQYADRGTPALTGATGDWQKLDLTGTIKARSSFLVLGQATGSAAPKFNLTNTYDQMWSGRFINNKGLKVALLSNQTKLDMSNKNPFANDPKPAGYVDMLGTGSNDGDNTNVLTDIDGYEVDYPKGDTEGTSKQKGVRRKTLNDTDNNKLDFAQFDITGTGTTDQDRAAKGPKYGAYGPWGELGFSTISLPVAYEQTAYSVMVNVYGGKPPYTFSATGLPAGLSINSVTGEVAGTPAQGSSVTTNVYVKVTDSLTAALGQNLSLTVQAPAIFNDTLNITKIAQYSVGVTNKDGGVAEIVKYNKDNQKFYLVNGSGNPPSLEIVRLDLVKGLVKEKTITMKQLVETGGFLYGDLTSVDVNTTSKRISVSVQELDSKKPGKILVMDYDGVVLKTYEAGIQPDMIKSTPDGRYILTANEGEPRTSGVDPEGSITIVDTLDDSVSHVRFTDTSVIDDKVHIRGASDPTTGVISGEGKKADAVFDLEPEYITLSEDNTKAYVSFQENNAIGTVDIAAKKVLSVKGLGLKDLSLPRNSLDLVKDGAIKFENVPFYGMYMPDGISSHTINGTSYLFTANEGDVTEWPGVRTNGSTIGAMKASLAANSPAAIFLQGKTTYDGVEVASDMGNDGIYMYGGRSFSIWQANTMQQVYDSGNDFEKITSQRVPNNFNTSNSKTALDDRSSKKGPEPEDVKVSKVGSKVLAFVGLERVGGIMTYDVTDPANAQFVSYTNSRVYTPKDNLNTDTGPEGIEFIPASASPNGNPLLLVANEVGGTVAVYQLNVQKIALSQSALSFTEGNAAIQLTAAVTNASGEAVAAGTVTWKSSNPAVATVSAEGKVTPVVAGTAVITALSPDGYGTAEAAITVTSSSSPSTGGNGSPAVATPAEADKPTTSGQVTTIKTTATKDTSGTSTANVSAAQVTEAMKAISQISGSGKSTVLEIKAAVDPTSQQAVIKFPAEAISKVASGSTDMKIEAGIGSVRLDSKALVAVSAAATSGEVSITIAKTDVKTITQNLTPAAKTAVEAAVSNHPVFDFTIQAGGKIVSTFNGGTASVQVPYTPASGEDINAIVAFYITDNGEITKVTNSHYDPATGTLSFKVTHFSQYAVGYNKVSFQDTAASFAKDYITYLSSRDVIKGVSEGSFAPEASITRADFALILARIAGADLSSFTGTAFTDIKVDSYYAKAVQWAAAKGITGGVREGEFAPGASITREQMATMITRFAASMKVTLQATVQATEFADKASIPAYALEAAKALQQAGIISGKSGNLFAPKETASRQEAAKMLALLLQTMVK from the coding sequence TTGAAGAAGGTTAGCACTAAGGTGATATCGGTGTTCCTATCGGCAGCTGTAGCAGCGAGTTCTTTGACAGCGGTAGTCACTCCAGCTTTGGCTGTTGTCAGCCAAGTAACAGTAACTCCGGGAACGCCTTACAATGCAGCAGGCAACTACGATGTAACTGTACCGCATGTGTTCATTAATCAAGTGTATGGTGGCGGACTAGCGACTGATACTAAAAATACAGCGTCCTCCCATGGTTACATAGAGTTATACAATCCTACGGATCGTGATATCAGTCTAGAGGGGTGGTCTCTGCAATACGCAGACCGCGGAACACCCGCCTTAACTGGAGCAACCGGGGATTGGCAGAAGTTAGATCTGACGGGAACGATTAAAGCCAGATCTTCGTTCCTCGTACTCGGACAAGCCACGGGTTCAGCGGCTCCGAAATTTAATTTGACCAATACGTATGATCAAATGTGGAGCGGGCGTTTTATTAATAATAAAGGGCTAAAGGTGGCTCTGCTGAGCAATCAAACGAAATTGGATATGTCTAATAAAAATCCTTTCGCCAATGATCCAAAACCTGCAGGCTATGTCGATATGTTGGGAACAGGAAGCAATGATGGGGACAACACGAACGTTCTTACGGATATTGACGGTTATGAAGTTGATTATCCGAAAGGAGACACCGAAGGGACCTCCAAGCAGAAAGGCGTCCGCCGCAAAACACTGAACGATACAGATAACAATAAGCTGGATTTCGCACAGTTCGATATTACAGGAACAGGCACCACCGATCAAGATCGTGCGGCGAAGGGCCCTAAATATGGAGCATACGGTCCATGGGGCGAACTGGGTTTTAGCACAATAAGCCTACCTGTCGCGTATGAACAAACGGCGTACTCGGTCATGGTAAACGTGTATGGAGGCAAGCCGCCTTATACATTCTCCGCTACTGGCTTGCCTGCGGGTTTAAGCATAAACTCCGTCACAGGAGAGGTGGCTGGGACACCAGCCCAGGGTTCCTCTGTTACGACCAATGTGTACGTGAAAGTGACGGATAGCTTGACGGCAGCGCTTGGTCAGAATCTCTCTTTAACCGTGCAAGCACCTGCCATTTTCAATGACACGCTTAACATTACTAAGATTGCTCAGTACTCTGTTGGCGTTACGAATAAAGATGGCGGCGTGGCGGAGATTGTTAAATACAATAAAGACAATCAAAAGTTTTATCTAGTAAATGGGTCGGGCAACCCGCCAAGTTTAGAAATTGTGCGCTTGGATTTGGTCAAAGGCCTTGTGAAGGAAAAAACCATAACGATGAAACAGTTGGTTGAAACGGGAGGCTTTCTGTACGGTGACCTGACGAGCGTGGATGTGAATACCACATCAAAGCGTATATCCGTGTCGGTTCAAGAGCTGGATTCGAAGAAGCCAGGTAAAATCCTAGTTATGGATTACGATGGGGTCGTGCTCAAAACGTATGAAGCAGGTATCCAGCCCGATATGATTAAATCGACGCCGGACGGCAGATATATTTTAACAGCCAATGAGGGGGAGCCTCGTACAAGTGGCGTTGATCCTGAAGGCAGTATCACGATTGTCGATACGTTAGATGACAGCGTTTCGCATGTTAGATTTACCGATACATCCGTTATTGATGATAAGGTTCATATCCGAGGAGCATCCGATCCAACAACCGGGGTCATTTCAGGGGAAGGAAAGAAAGCTGATGCTGTCTTCGATTTGGAGCCGGAGTATATAACTTTATCGGAGGATAACACGAAAGCTTATGTGTCTTTTCAAGAAAATAATGCGATCGGTACGGTGGATATTGCTGCCAAGAAAGTTTTGTCAGTAAAGGGACTGGGTCTAAAGGATTTAAGCCTTCCCCGCAACTCGTTGGATCTTGTGAAGGATGGTGCAATTAAGTTTGAAAATGTACCGTTCTATGGCATGTATATGCCTGACGGTATTTCCAGTCATACGATTAATGGAACTTCCTATTTGTTCACGGCGAATGAAGGGGATGTAACGGAGTGGCCGGGGGTTAGAACCAATGGCAGTACGATCGGAGCGATGAAAGCCAGCTTAGCAGCTAATTCACCCGCTGCTATCTTTTTGCAAGGAAAAACAACCTATGATGGTGTTGAAGTTGCCAGTGACATGGGGAATGATGGTATTTATATGTACGGTGGGCGCTCGTTCTCTATCTGGCAAGCCAATACCATGCAGCAAGTATATGACAGCGGTAACGATTTTGAGAAAATAACATCACAACGCGTGCCGAACAATTTCAACACGAGTAATAGCAAAACAGCGCTGGACGACCGCAGCTCCAAGAAAGGTCCTGAGCCAGAAGATGTGAAAGTGAGCAAGGTAGGCAGTAAAGTCCTTGCCTTCGTGGGCTTAGAGCGCGTTGGAGGCATCATGACATATGATGTAACGGATCCTGCGAATGCTCAGTTTGTGTCTTATACGAATTCCCGTGTATACACGCCTAAGGACAACCTGAATACAGATACAGGCCCAGAGGGGATTGAATTCATCCCAGCTTCTGCTAGTCCCAATGGGAACCCATTACTTCTAGTTGCTAATGAGGTGGGCGGGACGGTAGCTGTATATCAACTTAACGTGCAAAAAATCGCTTTAAGCCAATCAGCGCTATCTTTTACAGAAGGGAATGCTGCTATTCAGTTGACAGCAGCAGTTACTAACGCCTCAGGAGAAGCTGTGGCAGCAGGAACGGTAACATGGAAATCATCGAATCCTGCTGTTGCAACTGTAAGTGCTGAAGGCAAGGTTACACCAGTTGTAGCAGGTACCGCGGTGATTACAGCACTTAGTCCTGATGGATACGGGACAGCTGAGGCGGCGATTACGGTAACTTCTTCTTCCAGCCCGTCAACAGGCGGCAACGGCAGCCCTGCAGTGGCAACACCAGCCGAGGCTGATAAACCTACGACTAGCGGACAAGTGACAACGATTAAGACAACGGCTACCAAAGATACCTCGGGTACTTCTACAGCCAATGTTTCGGCCGCACAGGTGACGGAAGCTATGAAGGCGATCTCCCAGATTTCTGGTTCCGGGAAATCAACTGTTTTGGAAATTAAGGCGGCGGTAGATCCCACTTCCCAGCAAGCCGTTATTAAATTTCCTGCTGAAGCCATATCAAAGGTCGCAAGCGGCAGCACAGATATGAAGATTGAAGCGGGAATTGGTTCCGTCAGACTCGATTCCAAAGCGTTAGTGGCGGTTTCCGCTGCTGCGACAAGCGGCGAGGTGTCCATCACAATTGCCAAAACCGATGTAAAGACGATTACCCAAAATCTGACGCCGGCAGCCAAGACAGCTGTTGAAGCAGCTGTGAGCAATCATCCGGTCTTTGATTTTACAATTCAGGCTGGCGGTAAAATCGTTTCTACGTTTAACGGTGGAACAGCGAGTGTTCAAGTTCCGTACACACCAGCTTCCGGCGAGGACATCAACGCAATTGTCGCGTTCTATATTACGGATAACGGTGAAATTACCAAGGTTACAAATAGCCACTATGATCCTGCTACAGGCACTTTGAGCTTCAAAGTAACCCACTTCTCGCAATATGCTGTTGGTTACAACAAAGTTTCTTTCCAAGATACAGCAGCTAGTTTTGCCAAAGACTACATTACGTATTTATCATCCAGAGATGTGATTAAGGGGGTCAGCGAGGGTTCTTTCGCTCCTGAAGCGTCCATCACCAGAGCGGATTTTGCCCTCATCCTAGCGCGCATAGCTGGGGCAGATTTGAGCTCGTTCACAGGGACAGCTTTCACCGATATCAAAGTGGACAGCTATTATGCCAAAGCTGTTCAATGGGCAGCTGCTAAGGGCATTACGGGTGGAGTTCGCGAAGGCGAGTTTGCACCTGGCGCGAGCATTACACGGGAGCAGATGGCAACGATGATTACACGTTTTGCTGCTTCAATGAAGGTTACGTTACAAGCAACTGTGCAAGCGACCGAATTTGCTGATAAAGCATCCATTCCTGCTTATGCACTTGAAGCTGCGAAAGCTTTGCAGCAAGCGGGTATTATTTCTGGTAAATCAGGCAATCTTTTTGCTCCGAAAGAAACGGCTTCCCGTCAGGAAGCAGCGAAAATGCTGGCATTGCTTTTACAAACGATGGTGAAATAG
- a CDS encoding helix-turn-helix domain-containing protein encodes MEDMKTYLGQLYSADEVAILLNIEMQTCYKWLREGRIKGMKLADSLWRVREADLKLFVEQAIEGGRR; translated from the coding sequence ATGGAAGATATGAAAACTTACCTTGGTCAGTTGTACTCCGCCGATGAAGTAGCAATACTCCTGAACATTGAAATGCAGACGTGTTACAAGTGGCTCCGCGAGGGGCGAATTAAAGGAATGAAACTAGCTGACTCCTTGTGGCGTGTTAGAGAAGCAGATTTAAAGTTGTTTGTAGAGCAAGCAATCGAGGGAGGGAGACGATAA
- a CDS encoding BlaI/MecI/CopY family transcriptional regulator, with translation MAKKFIDDIIYEGARGSHITPNVDRYLTIPENVKRCYYLEANEKLVLFELYSWAKDDGKCQIAMDLVSLKLGISERTVRTCVKKLAEKKFLQVSKQGRSNVYTFENLKDNPYLILSEFIHAFVKSHYYRSGLRQAEEWIQSVGDEGCRVWREAVVDTLAKEAKKEKFYEPYVLKLKQFPDDYNNILSGFEDELLDFVLEAANKKASKLKSDSEAVE, from the coding sequence ATGGCGAAGAAATTCATTGATGATATAATATATGAAGGGGCAAGAGGCAGTCACATAACACCGAATGTAGACAGATATTTAACTATCCCCGAAAACGTCAAAAGGTGCTATTATCTTGAAGCAAATGAGAAGCTAGTTCTATTCGAACTGTACTCGTGGGCTAAGGATGATGGGAAATGCCAAATAGCAATGGACTTGGTTTCATTGAAACTGGGTATCTCTGAAAGAACGGTAAGAACGTGCGTGAAGAAACTTGCGGAGAAGAAGTTTCTTCAGGTGAGCAAGCAGGGCAGGTCGAATGTCTACACGTTCGAAAATCTCAAGGACAACCCCTACCTTATTCTCTCTGAATTTATCCATGCGTTTGTAAAAAGCCACTACTACAGATCAGGACTACGTCAAGCTGAAGAATGGATTCAATCTGTGGGAGACGAAGGCTGTCGTGTATGGAGAGAAGCAGTAGTAGACACCTTGGCTAAGGAAGCCAAGAAAGAGAAATTCTACGAGCCGTATGTACTGAAACTGAAGCAATTCCCCGATGACTATAACAATATTTTATCTGGCTTTGAAGATGAGTTATTGGATTTCGTCCTTGAAGCCGCCAACAAAAAGGCATCTAAGTTAAAGAGTGACTCCGAAGCTGTAGAGTAA
- a CDS encoding tyrosine-type recombinase/integrase has translation MSENTVKTSRKRGQRKNNLDIPQRFLDRLTEAVLETPHHTPQEAEKPLHDVLTLDKLFNRYYSARQAAGAAERTLEDYRKHMNWLRRFLALEYSGLDNFVPNRDVIRTWISYMLTAQKLKTSTINIRLRTIKAMFNWSMSERLIKESPFDNVHLLKVPEEEFQVISKTQERRLFECCDLKTLTGLRDALVMSFLFDTGVRIGECLRISVGEVDLQNRSVTIRAESAKTRKARTVYFGKRTQEMLAIYLAWHEKNGQVPNLFLNEFGQPLDKEWASKRINAIGKKAKITGVRISPHTFRHTFATRYIKATGDPFSLRRLLGHSTLEMTNRYVNQDNADVRGQYEKFMKGD, from the coding sequence TCAGCGGTTTTTAGACCGTCTCACCGAAGCGGTCTTAGAAACACCCCACCATACCCCCCAAGAAGCAGAGAAGCCACTACACGATGTTTTGACTTTAGATAAATTGTTTAACCGTTATTATTCGGCTAGGCAAGCGGCAGGAGCGGCAGAACGAACTCTAGAGGATTACAGGAAGCATATGAATTGGCTACGCCGCTTCTTGGCTTTAGAGTACAGCGGTCTCGATAACTTTGTACCAAATCGAGACGTAATACGCACATGGATTTCTTATATGCTGACCGCCCAAAAGCTAAAAACCTCAACAATAAACATTAGGTTGAGAACAATCAAGGCAATGTTCAACTGGTCTATGAGCGAAAGGCTTATTAAAGAGTCCCCTTTTGACAATGTTCATTTATTAAAGGTGCCAGAAGAAGAATTTCAAGTAATCAGTAAGACACAGGAACGGCGATTATTTGAATGTTGTGACCTTAAAACCCTTACTGGATTACGTGATGCATTAGTAATGTCTTTTCTATTTGATACAGGAGTTCGTATTGGAGAATGTTTGAGGATTTCTGTAGGGGAAGTTGATTTACAGAATCGCTCTGTAACTATCCGCGCTGAGTCAGCCAAGACACGTAAGGCAAGGACGGTTTACTTTGGTAAAAGAACACAAGAAATGCTTGCTATTTACCTTGCTTGGCATGAGAAGAACGGACAAGTCCCCAATTTGTTCCTCAATGAGTTTGGTCAACCCTTAGATAAAGAATGGGCAAGCAAACGCATAAATGCCATTGGCAAAAAGGCTAAGATTACAGGTGTTCGCATTAGCCCCCACACTTTTAGACATACGTTTGCTACTCGTTACATAAAAGCAACTGGCGACCCTTTTTCTCTACGCCGCTTGCTTGGACATTCCACTTTAGAAATGACCAACCGTTACGTTAATCAGGATAACGCCGATGTTCGTGGGCAATATGAAAAGTTCATGAAGGGGGACTAA
- a CDS encoding tyrosine-type recombinase/integrase — MLDEFIIEGLRGKSVATVKTYRHALQQFSLWLDGCGTTLEHFSRTDVQQYVTYMACKKKTAATINKVYSAIKKFCRWAKKLDCIEEVHIIKAPDYKQTAPKALDKLERKRLEREVNRSGNKRDYAIVMTLLHTGLRVSELVALDRSDVDLSERKGELRVMSGKGNKARKLPLDVDARWAINKYLEERTDDNEALFISNRDKRISVRSVQHLLEQHDIHTHQLRHTFITGLVRANEDIAVIQSLSGHNSADMILRYSKPTEEDKLRAVERLYKD; from the coding sequence ATGTTAGACGAATTTATTATCGAAGGTTTACGGGGGAAGAGCGTAGCAACGGTAAAGACCTACCGCCATGCTCTGCAACAGTTCAGCCTGTGGCTTGATGGTTGCGGAACTACTTTAGAGCATTTTAGCCGTACTGACGTTCAACAGTATGTTACATACATGGCATGTAAGAAGAAAACCGCCGCTACCATTAACAAAGTCTACAGTGCCATTAAGAAATTTTGTAGGTGGGCTAAGAAGCTAGATTGCATTGAGGAAGTACATATTATTAAAGCCCCTGACTACAAGCAGACCGCCCCAAAAGCACTAGACAAGCTCGAGAGGAAACGTCTTGAGCGTGAGGTAAACCGAAGCGGAAACAAACGAGATTATGCTATCGTCATGACCTTACTTCATACGGGCTTGAGGGTATCCGAATTGGTCGCACTAGACAGGTCAGACGTTGACCTAAGCGAACGTAAAGGCGAGTTGAGGGTAATGTCAGGTAAAGGAAACAAAGCCCGTAAATTGCCCCTAGACGTTGATGCAAGGTGGGCTATTAATAAATACCTTGAGGAAAGGACAGACGATAACGAAGCCTTGTTTATTAGTAATAGAGACAAGCGAATTAGCGTTAGAAGCGTTCAGCACCTATTAGAGCAACATGACATTCACACTCACCAACTACGTCATACTTTTATAACTGGGCTTGTCAGGGCAAATGAGGATATTGCAGTCATTCAATCGCTGAGTGGACATAACTCAGCGGACATGATATTACGCTATTCTAAACCAACAGAAGAAGATAAGCTAAGAGCCGTTGAAAGGCTGTATAAAGATTGA
- a CDS encoding helix-turn-helix domain-containing protein, producing MKEIYSRKEAAKVAGVSQRTILRAIQTRQLNAVKFGEGKTCSYMISRLAIAEYIQRRGRK from the coding sequence ATGAAAGAGATTTACAGCCGTAAAGAAGCCGCTAAGGTTGCAGGAGTCAGCCAAAGAACGATTTTAAGGGCGATACAAACGCGTCAGCTTAATGCTGTTAAGTTTGGCGAAGGTAAGACCTGCTCATACATGATAAGCCGCTTAGCCATTGCAGAGTACATCCAAAGAAGGGGTCGGAAATAA
- a CDS encoding small acid-soluble spore protein P: MSKQKSYSAGDNLVHNGSVKNRDNNGNQEPLSGSKKVKNRNHSRANQHGEGHGGI, from the coding sequence ATGTCTAAACAAAAATCATACTCTGCTGGCGATAATCTTGTTCATAACGGTTCTGTCAAAAACAGGGACAACAATGGGAATCAAGAGCCGCTATCGGGCTCCAAGAAGGTCAAAAACCGCAATCATTCCAGAGCGAATCAGCATGGAGAAGGACACGGCGGCATTTAA
- a CDS encoding MFS transporter, whose translation MTIIKTPSSYRIPLFCAVTLLFWMSMYTSVPIMAPYVEFLGGNHQLAGWIVGMYGISQMLLRIPVGIMSDRFHKRKLFITFGLFFTAIAGLGLWFTHDFTWILILRALAGAAAATWVDFTVLFTSYYKHEDSTKAIGTISFFNSLGQVLGILAAGWAADSLGWEAAFILGAGLGVIGLIGSFFLVEKVEPDAPKITLRGIGEVATDRTLLFVSLLAILSQVLIFATVFGFTPVYATELGADKFSLSLLSLFANVPVALASLFGGRRWAARYGEKRMVVWGFLLMGIFTFSVPFTHHLWILMITQAFAGFGRGLSFTLLMGMSIKHMAADKRATAMGFFQAIYGLGMFIGPVLMGVIGDWFSLSQGFIILGILGVLSAALSQWFVRNSSSTPHIKPGSSSVSH comes from the coding sequence ATGACGATCATCAAAACGCCATCCTCCTACCGCATCCCTCTTTTCTGCGCGGTAACGTTGCTGTTCTGGATGTCGATGTATACCAGCGTTCCTATTATGGCCCCCTATGTGGAATTTCTGGGCGGGAACCATCAGCTTGCTGGGTGGATTGTCGGGATGTATGGTATCTCGCAAATGCTGCTTCGAATTCCAGTCGGTATTATGTCGGACCGATTTCATAAACGCAAACTGTTCATCACCTTTGGGCTGTTTTTCACAGCGATTGCGGGTTTAGGGCTCTGGTTCACGCATGATTTCACCTGGATCCTCATTCTGCGTGCACTGGCCGGCGCGGCTGCGGCAACTTGGGTAGATTTCACGGTATTATTTACGAGCTATTATAAGCATGAAGATTCTACGAAAGCGATTGGCACGATTTCCTTCTTCAATTCGCTCGGCCAGGTGCTCGGTATTCTTGCGGCAGGTTGGGCCGCTGATTCTCTAGGCTGGGAAGCTGCATTTATTTTAGGCGCCGGACTAGGTGTGATAGGGCTTATAGGATCTTTTTTCCTCGTAGAAAAGGTCGAACCCGACGCTCCAAAAATAACGCTGCGCGGCATTGGTGAGGTGGCGACGGACCGGACCTTACTGTTTGTTTCTTTACTAGCCATTCTGTCTCAAGTGCTGATCTTTGCCACTGTCTTCGGGTTCACGCCTGTTTATGCTACCGAGCTTGGGGCTGATAAATTTTCTTTATCCCTGCTCTCTTTGTTTGCCAATGTGCCAGTGGCCCTAGCTTCTTTATTCGGTGGAAGGCGTTGGGCTGCCAGATATGGAGAAAAGCGCATGGTCGTATGGGGCTTCCTTCTTATGGGGATATTCACATTCTCGGTTCCGTTCACGCATCATCTTTGGATACTTATGATTACTCAAGCTTTTGCCGGGTTCGGGCGAGGGCTTTCCTTTACACTTCTGATGGGAATGAGCATCAAACATATGGCTGCGGATAAGCGGGCAACGGCCATGGGCTTTTTCCAAGCGATCTATGGCCTCGGTATGTTCATTGGTCCTGTTCTCATGGGGGTTATCGGTGATTGGTTCTCGCTAAGTCAGGGATTTATTATCCTTGGAATTCTCGGTGTTCTAAGCGCTGCTCTTTCGCAATGGTTTGTTCGCAATAGTTCTTCTACGCCGCATATCAAGCCTGGAAGTTCGTCTGTATCTCATTAA
- a CDS encoding helix-turn-helix domain-containing protein, with amino-acid sequence MERLFTIKETMDILQLSYTTVYNMCQNATLPSVKVGGSIRVPQESLRNFILNNTTGGQQ; translated from the coding sequence ATGGAACGATTATTCACTATTAAAGAGACGATGGATATCCTCCAGTTATCTTACACCACGGTGTACAACATGTGCCAAAACGCTACTCTACCTAGCGTAAAAGTAGGCGGCAGTATTCGAGTACCACAAGAAAGTCTGAGGAACTTCATCCTCAATAACACTACAGGAGGTCAACAATAA